A part of Paenibacillus donghaensis genomic DNA contains:
- the lon gene encoding endopeptidase La, which yields MIPNKSKGRRFPLLPLRGLLVYPSMVLHLDVGREKSVRALEKAMVEDNLILLCSQSEVNIEDPGQEDIFRVGTVANVRQMLKLPNGTIRVLVEGVERAEILHYTDNEEFYEVMARELPEQLDVDQESDALMRTVLTQFEHYISLSKKVTPETLAAVSDIEEPGRLADVITSHLSLKIKEKQEILETIDVSKRLEKLLDILNNEREVLELERKINQRVKKQMEKTQKEYYLREQMKAIQKELGEKEGRAGEAEELRTQMLEKKLPERVQEKMEKEIDRLEKMPASSAEGGVIRNYVDWLLSLPWSEQTEDDLDIVKAEQVLDEDHYGLEKPKERVLEYLAVQQLVKKLKGPILCLVGPPGVGKTSLARSIARSLNRKFVRISLGGVRDEAEVRGHRRTYVGAMPGRIIQGMKSAGTMNPVILLDEIDKMAADFRGDPSAALLEVLDPEQNNTFSDHFVELPFDLSNVMFVTTANVVHNIPRPLLDRMEMLFIPGYTELEKLQIASRYLLPKQKKNHGLTEEQLTISEETLLQIVREYTRESGVRNLEQQIAALCRKAAKAIVSAKQEQVTILPGDIKDYLGASKYRYGMAELEDQIGTVTGLAWTEVGGDTLLIEVTVVQGTGKLTLTGQLGDVMKESAQAAFSYTRSKAEELGLAPDFYEKIDIHIHIPEGAIPKDGPSAGITIATALISALTKRYVSKDVAMTGEITLRGRVLPIGGLKEKSLAAHRAGYKKILLPKDNERDLKEIPESVRKDVEFVPVSHMDQVLQHALVEHIEISSEPPGSPATLNH from the coding sequence ATGATACCTAACAAATCGAAAGGTCGTCGTTTTCCTTTATTGCCGCTTCGAGGACTACTTGTGTACCCCAGCATGGTTCTGCATTTGGATGTGGGGCGCGAGAAATCCGTTCGAGCGCTGGAAAAAGCTATGGTTGAAGATAATTTAATTCTCCTGTGCTCCCAATCGGAAGTGAATATTGAGGATCCGGGTCAGGAAGATATTTTTCGCGTGGGAACGGTCGCCAATGTGCGCCAGATGCTCAAGCTGCCCAATGGCACGATCCGTGTGCTTGTGGAAGGCGTAGAACGGGCTGAAATCCTGCATTACACCGATAATGAGGAATTCTATGAGGTGATGGCGCGCGAGCTGCCGGAGCAGCTGGATGTGGACCAGGAGAGCGATGCGCTGATGCGCACGGTGCTGACCCAGTTCGAGCACTACATTTCTCTGTCCAAGAAAGTCACCCCAGAAACGCTGGCTGCCGTCTCCGATATTGAAGAGCCAGGCCGCCTTGCGGATGTGATTACAAGCCATCTGTCGCTGAAGATCAAGGAGAAGCAGGAGATCCTGGAGACCATTGACGTCAGCAAACGGCTGGAGAAGCTGCTTGATATCCTGAACAATGAACGCGAGGTCCTGGAGCTGGAGCGCAAGATCAACCAGCGGGTCAAGAAGCAGATGGAGAAGACGCAGAAGGAATATTATTTGCGCGAGCAGATGAAGGCGATCCAGAAGGAGCTTGGCGAGAAGGAAGGCCGGGCCGGAGAAGCTGAGGAGCTGCGCACCCAGATGCTGGAGAAGAAGCTGCCGGAGCGTGTGCAGGAGAAGATGGAGAAGGAAATCGACCGTCTGGAAAAGATGCCCGCAAGCTCTGCCGAAGGCGGCGTGATCCGCAACTATGTGGATTGGCTGCTTAGTCTGCCCTGGAGCGAACAGACCGAGGATGACCTCGATATCGTCAAGGCCGAGCAGGTGCTGGATGAGGATCATTACGGACTGGAGAAGCCGAAGGAGCGGGTGCTCGAATATCTCGCTGTACAACAGCTGGTCAAGAAGCTGAAGGGTCCGATTCTTTGTCTGGTAGGCCCTCCCGGTGTAGGCAAAACCTCACTGGCGCGTTCCATCGCGCGTTCGCTGAACCGCAAGTTCGTCCGCATCTCGCTCGGCGGTGTGCGTGACGAAGCGGAGGTTCGCGGACACCGCCGCACCTATGTCGGTGCAATGCCAGGGCGGATCATCCAGGGCATGAAGAGTGCCGGAACCATGAATCCGGTCATTCTGCTGGATGAGATCGACAAGATGGCCGCCGATTTCCGCGGTGACCCGTCAGCGGCGCTGCTGGAGGTGCTGGACCCGGAGCAGAACAACACGTTCAGCGACCATTTTGTGGAGCTGCCGTTTGACCTCTCGAATGTCATGTTCGTGACAACGGCGAACGTGGTGCATAACATCCCGCGTCCGCTGCTGGACCGGATGGAGATGCTGTTCATTCCCGGCTACACGGAGCTGGAGAAGCTGCAGATTGCCAGCCGCTATCTGCTGCCGAAGCAGAAGAAGAACCACGGCCTCACGGAGGAGCAACTGACGATCAGCGAAGAGACACTGCTGCAGATTGTCCGCGAGTACACCCGCGAATCCGGCGTGCGGAATCTGGAGCAGCAGATCGCCGCCTTATGCCGCAAGGCCGCCAAGGCGATTGTCTCGGCGAAGCAGGAGCAGGTGACGATTCTGCCCGGTGACATCAAGGATTATCTCGGAGCGTCGAAATACCGTTACGGGATGGCCGAACTGGAGGATCAGATCGGCACGGTGACTGGACTGGCCTGGACCGAAGTCGGCGGCGACACGCTGCTAATCGAGGTTACGGTCGTGCAGGGCACCGGGAAGCTGACACTGACCGGACAGCTGGGCGATGTCATGAAGGAGTCGGCCCAAGCCGCCTTCAGCTATACCCGCTCGAAAGCGGAGGAGCTTGGATTGGCGCCCGATTTCTACGAGAAAATCGATATTCATATTCACATTCCTGAAGGTGCGATTCCGAAGGATGGCCCGTCGGCAGGCATTACCATTGCTACAGCGCTGATCTCTGCACTCACCAAACGTTATGTCTCCAAGGATGTGGCGATGACCGGTGAGATTACGCTGCGCGGGCGGGTGCTGCCGATCGGGGGGCTGAAGGAGAAATCGCTGGCCGCCCACCGGGCAGGCTATAAGAAGATTCTGCTTCCCAAAGACAACGAGCGCGATCTGAAGGAAATTCCCGAAAGTGTGCGCAAGGACGTGGAGTTCGTGCCCGTCTCCCATATGGATCAGGTTCTGCAGCATGCGCTTGTAGAACATATCGAAATCAGCAGTGAGCCACCGGGTTCGCCAGCAACGCTTAATCACTGA
- the lonB gene encoding ATP-dependent protease LonB produces the protein MQLGILLMVVQLFFALVIGVYFWNLLRGQKTNKTAVDRESRKELDKLRKMRMISLTKPLSEKTRPASIGDIVGQKDGLRALKAALCSANPQHVIIYGPPGVGKTAAARVVMEEAKKNVLSPFKNDAKFTEIDATTARFDERGIADPLIGSVHDPIYQGAGAMGVAGVPQPKPGAVTKAHGGILFLDEIGELHPIQMNKLLKVLEDRKVLLESAYYNSEDSNTPAYIHDIFQNGLPADFRLVGATTRSPDEISPALRSRCMEIYFRPLLPDEIAVITRDAIQKIGLQPSPDAVNIVRQYATNGREAVNMIQLAAGLALTEQRDTLTAADVEWVAGSSQLPLRTERRIPSAPQVGLVNGLAVYGPGMGTLLEIEVSAAPALEGKGRLSVTGVVEEEEIGGGSRTIRRKSMARGSVENVLTVLRRMNLEPDHYDLHVNFPGGTPIDGPSAGVAMAVAIVSAIRGLPVDNTVAITGEIGIHGRVKPVGGVIAKVEAAFQAGATTVLIPKENWQSLFADLAPLRVLPMETVEEVFLHLFGADTADVRLPAVSGELFSAASSLLKADASSESPQA, from the coding sequence ATGCAACTAGGTATATTGCTGATGGTCGTGCAGCTCTTTTTTGCGCTGGTTATCGGCGTTTATTTTTGGAATTTGCTGCGGGGCCAGAAGACCAACAAAACGGCGGTCGACCGGGAGTCGCGCAAGGAGCTGGACAAGCTGCGCAAAATGCGGATGATCTCGCTCACCAAACCACTGTCGGAGAAGACACGTCCTGCATCGATTGGAGATATTGTTGGGCAAAAGGATGGGCTGCGTGCCCTCAAAGCGGCGCTGTGCAGCGCTAATCCGCAGCATGTGATTATTTATGGACCGCCAGGCGTCGGTAAGACGGCAGCGGCACGTGTCGTGATGGAGGAAGCCAAGAAGAATGTGCTGTCCCCGTTCAAAAATGATGCCAAGTTCACGGAGATTGATGCGACTACGGCGCGGTTTGACGAACGCGGGATTGCCGATCCGCTGATCGGGTCGGTGCATGATCCGATTTACCAAGGGGCCGGAGCGATGGGTGTGGCCGGTGTGCCGCAGCCCAAACCGGGAGCGGTAACGAAGGCGCATGGCGGCATCCTGTTCCTGGATGAGATCGGAGAGCTGCATCCGATCCAGATGAACAAGCTGCTGAAGGTGCTGGAGGACCGTAAGGTGCTCCTGGAGAGCGCCTATTATAACTCGGAGGACAGCAATACGCCGGCTTATATTCATGATATTTTTCAAAATGGCCTGCCGGCCGATTTCCGCCTGGTCGGAGCCACCACGCGTTCCCCGGACGAGATCTCACCTGCGCTGCGTTCGCGTTGCATGGAAATTTATTTCCGGCCGCTGCTGCCTGATGAGATCGCCGTGATTACACGGGATGCGATCCAGAAGATTGGGCTGCAGCCTAGCCCCGATGCTGTGAATATCGTGCGGCAATACGCCACGAATGGGCGGGAAGCGGTCAATATGATCCAGCTGGCCGCCGGACTGGCGCTCACCGAGCAGCGCGATACACTGACCGCTGCCGATGTGGAGTGGGTGGCAGGCAGCAGCCAGCTGCCGCTGCGGACAGAGCGCAGAATCCCATCCGCGCCGCAGGTTGGGCTGGTCAACGGCCTTGCCGTGTACGGCCCGGGCATGGGCACACTGCTGGAGATTGAAGTCTCAGCCGCGCCTGCACTGGAGGGCAAGGGCCGCCTGAGCGTTACGGGCGTAGTCGAAGAAGAAGAGATCGGCGGCGGTTCGCGCACCATCCGCCGCAAGAGCATGGCCAGAGGGTCCGTGGAGAATGTCCTGACCGTGCTGCGCCGGATGAACCTGGAGCCGGACCATTACGACCTGCACGTCAATTTTCCCGGCGGTACGCCGATTGACGGTCCGTCTGCCGGCGTGGCGATGGCGGTGGCCATCGTGTCCGCGATTCGCGGCCTGCCGGTCGACAACACGGTGGCCATCACCGGCGAGATCGGTATCCATGGCCGCGTGAAGCCAGTGGGCGGGGTGATCGCCAAGGTGGAGGCCGCTTTCCAGGCGGGCGCGACCACGGTGCTGATCCCCAAAGAGAACTGGCAGTCGCTCTTCGCCGACCTCGCGCCACTGCGGGTGCTGCCGATGGAGACGGTGGAGGAAGTGTTCCTCCACCTCTTCGGAGCCGACACCGCCGATGTGCGGCTGCCCGCCGTCTCCGGCGAGCTGTTCTCGGCAGCATCTTCGCTGTTGAAGGCCGACGCCTCGAGCGAGTCACCCCAAGCCTAA